One genomic window of Desulfovibrio subterraneus includes the following:
- a CDS encoding substrate-binding periplasmic protein: MRPSSSFRQIGALLCRVILVVVCLCFSVPSAAHASGQGSQNTPTQLRVGFFLAPPHAYTLPSGQSAGAAVDLLVGHIAPLMGIPVEVVGPYPFARLLHDFDARKLDGILMLSRTPERELLFTFPKTPFHSMSPSLAVLDASSITEFTQETRLEGKRVGTILGAWMPKILLTSGARLDPTVGDSSTALNLQKLIGGRVEAVYAPDGATLKEMIRRIPHAPAIRILPIPAPRLAVYTVFARQVPADIVLRYEQALQTVLSTISYKSLEQQHLLAPVR, translated from the coding sequence ATGCGTCCATCATCATCTTTCAGGCAGATCGGTGCCCTTCTTTGTCGTGTCATTCTGGTGGTGGTATGCCTGTGCTTTTCCGTTCCCTCCGCAGCGCATGCAAGCGGACAGGGCTCGCAGAATACACCGACACAGCTCCGCGTGGGGTTTTTTCTGGCACCGCCCCATGCCTATACCCTGCCCTCGGGCCAGAGTGCCGGAGCAGCGGTGGACCTGCTTGTCGGACACATCGCCCCGCTCATGGGCATACCCGTCGAAGTGGTGGGACCATACCCGTTTGCCCGCCTTCTTCACGATTTCGATGCCCGCAAGCTCGACGGCATACTCATGCTTTCCAGAACGCCGGAACGGGAGCTTCTCTTCACATTTCCCAAAACGCCATTTCACAGCATGAGCCCGTCGCTGGCCGTCCTTGACGCCAGCTCCATAACAGAATTTACGCAGGAAACACGTCTGGAAGGCAAACGCGTGGGGACCATTCTGGGTGCTTGGATGCCTAAGATTCTGCTCACCAGCGGAGCCCGTCTGGACCCTACGGTCGGCGATTCCTCAACCGCTCTCAACCTCCAGAAACTGATCGGCGGCAGAGTCGAAGCGGTGTATGCCCCGGATGGCGCCACCCTGAAGGAAATGATCAGGCGTATCCCCCACGCTCCGGCCATTCGCATTCTTCCCATCCCCGCTCCCAGACTTGCGGTATATACCGTTTTTGCCCGGCAGGTTCCCGCCGACATAGTGCTGCGATACGAACAAGCCCTGCAAACGGTTCTGAGCACCATCAGCTACAAATCCCTCGAACAGCAGCACCTGCTCGCCCCTGTCAGGTAG
- a CDS encoding flagellar basal body rod C-terminal domain-containing protein, which translates to MRIDANISALDAIALSQQATANDVANANTDGYKSSDVLLETGPEGQGVQVSEVRQDTSAGPAVRYEDGSYTQQGGDMAVQEVVEGSNTDYVHETVNMIRDENAYAANVRAIRSQMELIGNFIDEVA; encoded by the coding sequence ATGCGTATTGATGCCAACATATCCGCGCTGGACGCCATTGCGCTCAGCCAGCAGGCAACCGCCAACGATGTGGCCAATGCCAATACGGACGGCTACAAGTCCAGCGACGTGCTGCTTGAAACCGGACCGGAAGGGCAGGGGGTGCAGGTTTCCGAGGTGCGGCAGGATACGTCTGCCGGTCCTGCGGTGCGGTATGAGGATGGGTCGTATACGCAGCAGGGCGGCGATATGGCAGTGCAGGAAGTGGTGGAAGGCTCAAATACGGACTACGTGCATGAGACGGTGAACATGATCCGTGATGAGAACGCATATGCTGCCAATGTGCGGGCCATTCGGTCGCAGATGGAGCTTATCGGTAACTTTATCGACGAGGTGGCGTAA
- the msrB gene encoding peptide-methionine (R)-S-oxide reductase MsrB, with protein MNIAIWLKILMPVLVIMLLVVAGDAMAAGDWKTFVKPDKEELRARLTSLQFQVTQEEGTEPPFKNEYADNHHEGIYVDVVSGEPLFSSTHKYDSGTGWPSFWQPLAPENIVEREDRRLFSTRTEVRSKHADSHLGHVFNDGPPPTGLRYCMNSAAMRFIPKEELAKEGYGEFLPIFGER; from the coding sequence ATGAATATCGCCATCTGGTTAAAAATTCTCATGCCTGTTCTAGTCATCATGCTGCTGGTTGTCGCCGGGGACGCCATGGCAGCAGGAGACTGGAAAACCTTTGTAAAGCCGGACAAGGAAGAGCTCAGAGCCCGCCTGACGAGCCTGCAGTTCCAAGTGACGCAGGAGGAGGGAACCGAGCCGCCTTTCAAAAATGAATACGCAGACAACCACCATGAAGGTATTTATGTTGATGTCGTTTCCGGCGAGCCTCTGTTCAGTTCGACGCATAAATACGATTCCGGTACAGGCTGGCCGAGTTTCTGGCAGCCTCTGGCACCGGAGAACATTGTGGAACGAGAGGACAGACGTTTGTTTTCCACCCGAACGGAAGTGCGCAGCAAGCATGCTGATTCGCACCTCGGCCATGTATTCAATGACGGACCTCCCCCCACGGGCCTGCGATACTGCATGAATTCCGCAGCAATGCGCTTCATTCCCAAGGAAGAGCTGGCCAAGGAAGGATATGGCGAATTTCTGCCCATTTTCGGAGAGCGGTAA
- a CDS encoding sigma-54 interaction domain-containing protein encodes MDLKTTGIIGQSTSLLEVFKVLAKVAPTDSTVLVTGESGTGKELLVRALHSNSLRHQAPFVPINCGAIPKELLESELFGHEKGAFTHAIRSRPGRFEMADGGTIFLDEIGEMDLPLQVKILRVLQEKEIERVGGTCTKKVDVRIVAATNRDLEEEVRAGRFREDLFYRLNVIPMHLPSLRDRGGDILVLAEYFLEKFCERKGRVKLCLAEDTRKVLAAYRWPGNVRELENFMERLSILCDEDLVQPSDLPAKILDDVGDIVTLPEPPEPSQAAAAVQQGFVWPRIEHLREHGLGLKEFLDLAEEKLLLEALDMADGVKNQAAEILGVKRTTLIEKLKKKKLD; translated from the coding sequence ATGGACCTCAAAACCACCGGCATCATCGGCCAATCCACTTCCCTGCTGGAAGTCTTCAAAGTTCTCGCAAAAGTAGCTCCTACCGACAGCACTGTTCTTGTCACCGGCGAGTCCGGTACCGGCAAGGAATTGCTCGTGCGGGCATTGCATTCCAACAGTCTCCGGCATCAGGCTCCGTTTGTGCCCATCAACTGCGGCGCCATTCCCAAGGAGCTTCTTGAATCGGAACTCTTCGGCCATGAGAAGGGAGCCTTCACCCATGCCATCCGAAGCCGCCCGGGGCGGTTTGAAATGGCTGACGGCGGCACCATCTTCCTTGATGAAATCGGGGAAATGGATCTGCCTCTGCAGGTGAAGATTCTGCGCGTGCTGCAGGAAAAAGAGATAGAGCGTGTAGGCGGCACATGCACCAAAAAGGTGGATGTGCGCATTGTTGCGGCCACCAACCGCGACCTCGAAGAAGAGGTGCGGGCAGGCCGCTTCCGCGAGGATCTTTTTTACCGTCTGAACGTTATTCCCATGCATCTTCCCTCGCTGCGGGACCGTGGCGGGGATATTCTGGTTCTGGCCGAATATTTTCTTGAAAAGTTCTGTGAACGCAAGGGGCGCGTAAAGCTCTGTCTGGCCGAAGATACCCGCAAGGTGCTTGCCGCCTACCGCTGGCCCGGCAACGTGCGCGAGCTTGAGAACTTCATGGAGCGGCTCAGCATCCTGTGCGACGAAGATCTGGTGCAGCCCTCTGACCTTCCGGCCAAGATTCTTGATGACGTGGGCGATATCGTTACCCTGCCGGAACCGCCGGAACCGTCACAGGCTGCCGCAGCCGTGCAGCAGGGCTTTGTATGGCCCCGCATCGAGCATCTGCGTGAGCATGGCCTCGGCCTCAAGGAATTCCTTGATCTGGCGGAAGAAAAGTTGCTGCTGGAAGCACTTGATATGGCTGACGGAGTCAAGAATCAGGCGGCCGAGATTCTGGGCGTAAAACGCACAACCCTGATCGAAAAGCTCAAAAAGAAAAAACTCGATTAG